One genomic window of Vulpes vulpes isolate BD-2025 chromosome 11, VulVul3, whole genome shotgun sequence includes the following:
- the LOC112927015 gene encoding olfactory receptor 10T2-like gives MGNHTTVSTFLLWGFSSFPDLQALLFVMIFFSHVTILAANVSVMVAIRLSHNLHTPMYFFLCGLSFSETCTTMAIIPRMLVDLLADCKAISLPECATQMFFFFGLAANNCFIMAAMSYDRYIAIHNPLHYPILMTHKSCFQLIMASWMAGFLVSLCIVIIVFNLSFCDSNIIQHFFCDISPVVCLACDYTSHQEMAIFVLSAFVLVGSFVFIMMSYVFIVSTVVKMPSAKGRYKAFSTCSSHLTVVCIHYGFAGFVYLRPKDRDSFREDMLMAVTYTVLTPLLNPIVYSLRNKEMQTALRKVLGRTDRFIPQMVNKRTPHS, from the coding sequence ATGGGCAATCATACCACAGTGAGCACATTCCTTCTGTGGGGGTTTTCCAGTTTCCCAGACCTGCAGGCTCTCCTCTTTGTGATGATTTTCTTCTCCCATGTGACCATCCTAGCCGCAAATGTGTCCGTAATGGTGGCCATCAGGCTCAGTCACAACCTTCACACCCCTATGTACTTTTTCCTCTGCGGCCTGTCCTTCTCAGAAACGTGTACCACGATGGCAATCATACCCCGCATGTTAGTGGACTTGCTAGCAGACTGCAAGGCCATTTCTCTTCCTGAGTGTGCCACAcagatgtttttcttctttggcttAGCAGCCAATAACTGCTTCATCATGGCTGCCATGTCCTATGACCGTTATATTGCCATTCACAACCCGCTGCACTACCCCATCTTGATGACCCATAAGAGCTGCTTTCAGCTCATCATGGCCTCTTGGATGGCTGGGTTCCTGGTTTCTCTGTGCATCGTCATCATTGTATTCaacttgtctttctgtgactCCAACATCATCCAGCACTTCTTCTGTGATATCTCACCTGTGGTCTGCCTTGCCTGTGATTACACCTCCCATCAAGAAATGGCTATTTTTGTGCTCTCTGCCTTTGTGTTGGTGGGCAGCTTTGTCTTCATTATGATGTCCTATGTCTTCATTGTGTCCACCGTTGTGAAGATGCCCTCTGCCAAGGGGAGGTATAAGGCCTTCTCTACTTGCTCCTCCCACCTCACTGTGGTGTGCATACACTATGGATTTGCTGGCTTTGTCTACTTGAGGCCCAAGGACAGGGACTCGTTCCGTGAGGACATGCTGATGGCTGTCACATATACAGTGCTGACCCCTCTGCTTAACCCGATTGTTTATAGtctcagaaacaaagaaatgcaGACTGCCCTAAGGAAGGTTCTAGGCAGGACAGATAGGTTCATCCCTCAGATGGTGAATAAACGAACACCGCACAGTTAA